One segment of Deltaproteobacteria bacterium DNA contains the following:
- a CDS encoding alpha/beta fold hydrolase codes for MSTLPNLPPGVSSHYVQVGQIRTHYLEAGVGRGATVVLIHSGEFGGRAEFSWRYNIAQLGEHFHVYAPDLAGFGRTDLVYNFSDAVGFRLKHVDGFLRTMCLGPVHLIGNSFGGGFCLQMATDPRFDVASVIAVSGGGKAPDNDERKILTGYTGEREQMRDILRVCFYDERWWADDVVEERWQASLEPGVWEACAAARLAPSGQPRGFRPVRPDYGKIRCPVLIVAGAQDPLRFPTYATDLQAEIPGSEVKVFENSRHCSHAEHPEEFNALAIDFIKRHAGDAQGHAGEAQGS; via the coding sequence GTGAGCACCCTTCCCAACCTCCCGCCAGGCGTAAGCAGCCACTACGTTCAGGTGGGCCAAATCCGCACCCATTACCTCGAAGCCGGCGTGGGCCGCGGCGCCACCGTCGTGCTGATCCACAGCGGTGAGTTCGGCGGCCGGGCCGAGTTCAGTTGGCGTTACAACATCGCGCAGCTCGGCGAGCACTTCCACGTCTACGCGCCGGACCTGGCCGGTTTCGGCCGCACCGACCTGGTGTACAACTTCAGCGATGCCGTGGGTTTCCGGCTCAAGCACGTCGACGGGTTCCTTCGCACCATGTGCCTCGGCCCGGTGCACCTCATCGGCAACTCCTTCGGCGGCGGCTTCTGCCTGCAGATGGCAACGGACCCGCGCTTCGACGTGGCCTCGGTCATTGCCGTGAGCGGTGGCGGCAAGGCGCCCGACAACGACGAACGCAAGATACTCACCGGTTACACCGGCGAGCGCGAGCAGATGCGCGACATCCTGCGCGTGTGCTTCTACGATGAGCGCTGGTGGGCCGACGACGTGGTGGAGGAGCGCTGGCAGGCGAGCCTGGAGCCGGGGGTGTGGGAGGCGTGCGCGGCCGCGCGCCTGGCGCCCTCGGGACAGCCTCGCGGCTTCCGTCCCGTGCGGCCCGACTACGGCAAGATCCGCTGCCCGGTGCTGATTGTAGCCGGCGCCCAGGACCCGCTGCGGTTCCCCACCTACGCCACCGACCTCCAGGCCGAGATACCCGGATCCGAAGTCAAGGTGTTCGAAAACTCGCGACACTGTTCCCACGCGGAGCACCCCGAGGAGTTCAACGCCTTGGCCATCGATTTCATCAAGCGGCACGCGGGCGATGCACAGGGGCACGCGGGGGAGGCGCAGGGTTCATGA
- a CDS encoding alpha/beta hydrolase has protein sequence MTWVSETMEVDGVKLGVRRRGEGAPVVILYGDQLETPVPPFDDALAGRFQAVAPSLPGVNRSELPGWADTMEDLAFLGLDLLEGLDAGPVNVIGHGFGGWVAAEMAVRAHQQIRRLALIDSVGIKVSTPTVRDVQDVYVYTVQEIAELAWHDPAAAKALRWPGMEGVEGEELLTLLRNRQSVLKFAWRPFMYNPKLLRRLARVRVPAHLFWGESDRVVTPDYGRALQQAIPGAGFTAIPNAGHYPQWEQPKALAWAVTKFLESE, from the coding sequence ATGACGTGGGTTTCCGAGACCATGGAGGTCGATGGCGTCAAGCTGGGCGTGCGCCGGCGCGGGGAAGGCGCTCCGGTGGTGATCCTTTACGGCGACCAGCTCGAAACGCCGGTGCCGCCGTTCGACGACGCGCTGGCCGGGCGTTTCCAGGCCGTGGCGCCGTCCCTGCCCGGGGTGAACCGGTCGGAACTGCCCGGCTGGGCCGATACCATGGAAGACCTGGCCTTCCTGGGGCTCGACCTGCTCGAGGGTCTTGACGCGGGTCCGGTGAACGTCATCGGCCATGGCTTCGGCGGCTGGGTGGCGGCCGAGATGGCGGTGCGCGCGCACCAGCAGATCCGGCGCCTGGCGTTGATCGATTCGGTGGGCATCAAGGTTTCAACTCCCACCGTGCGCGACGTGCAGGACGTCTATGTCTACACGGTCCAGGAAATCGCCGAGTTGGCATGGCACGACCCGGCGGCCGCCAAGGCGCTCCGGTGGCCGGGCATGGAAGGCGTGGAAGGCGAAGAGCTGCTGACGCTGTTGCGCAACCGCCAGTCGGTGCTGAAGTTCGCCTGGCGTCCCTTCATGTACAACCCCAAGCTCTTGCGGCGGCTGGCCCGGGTACGGGTCCCCGCCCACCTGTTCTGGGGCGAGAGCGACCGGGTGGTGACCCCGGACTACGGCCGCGCGCTCCAGCAGGCCATTCCCGGCGCGGGCTTCACGGCCATACCCAACGCCGGCCACTACCCGCAGTGGGAGCAGCCCAAGGCCCTGGCCTGGGCGGTGACGAAGTTCCTGGAGAGTGAGTAA
- a CDS encoding antitoxin MazE family protein, with amino-acid sequence MRSTSKTPETVDDKVRRHRSRLREQGLRPLQVWVPDTRVPGFPEEARKQSLAVAGSEYAEADQAFIDAVSEMDSR; translated from the coding sequence GTGAGAAGCACTTCCAAGACTCCTGAGACGGTGGACGACAAGGTTCGTCGGCATCGCAGCCGATTGCGCGAGCAGGGCCTCCGGCCCTTGCAGGTATGGGTGCCCGATACCCGTGTGCCGGGCTTCCCGGAGGAGGCGCGGAAACAGTCCTTGGCGGTGGCCGGTAGCGAATACGCCGAGGCCGATCAGGCCTTCATCGACGCCGTCAGCGAGATGGACTCTCGGTGA